One stretch of Ornithinimicrobium ciconiae DNA includes these proteins:
- a CDS encoding 4Fe-4S dicluster domain-containing protein: MGYLARQLAGRTDPAADAGWEEPPSRKGFFTDTSICIGCKACEVACKEWNALPMDGSLDLTGNSYDNTGDLGASTWRHVAFVEQSKNRIEAARESGRRLVDLGMPTVGSASPAPEAPGGGSTKPLRKDGPDPQNHSQIGGAPAGYGTLPAPPEHGGPSLGDLLSEKEAVENGADPLSAGGGLGTTVDGIPMVGPLPEFRWLMASDVCKHCTHAGCLDVCPTGALFRSEHGTVVVQDDICNGCGYCVGACPFGVIERRTDASVSVRGDGHVPNVGVAQKCTLCYDRLSHDQTPACAQTCPTTSIQFGAREDMVTAAKHRVVQLHEQGFTEARLYGANDDDGVGGTGSVFLLLDEPEVYGLPPDPVCATSKLAEMFRAAGWAGTGLLAAGALAFLGGRR; the protein is encoded by the coding sequence ATGGGTTATCTCGCCCGCCAACTCGCCGGACGCACGGACCCCGCCGCGGACGCGGGGTGGGAGGAGCCGCCCAGCCGCAAGGGCTTCTTCACCGACACCTCGATCTGCATCGGCTGCAAGGCCTGTGAGGTGGCGTGCAAGGAGTGGAACGCCCTGCCGATGGACGGGAGCCTGGATCTCACCGGCAACTCCTACGACAACACCGGCGACCTGGGCGCGAGCACCTGGCGCCACGTCGCCTTCGTGGAGCAGAGCAAAAACCGCATCGAGGCCGCCCGCGAGTCCGGGCGCCGCCTGGTCGATCTGGGTATGCCGACCGTCGGCTCTGCCTCCCCCGCACCCGAGGCGCCGGGCGGCGGATCGACAAAACCACTACGAAAAGACGGGCCAGACCCGCAAAACCACTCGCAAATTGGTGGGGCTCCCGCGGGTTACGGGACGCTGCCGGCGCCGCCGGAGCACGGTGGTCCCTCCCTCGGTGACCTGCTCTCGGAGAAGGAGGCTGTCGAGAACGGCGCCGACCCGCTGTCCGCGGGTGGTGGTCTGGGCACCACGGTCGACGGCATCCCGATGGTGGGTCCGCTGCCGGAGTTCCGCTGGTTGATGGCCTCCGACGTCTGCAAGCACTGCACGCACGCCGGGTGTCTGGACGTCTGCCCGACGGGCGCGCTCTTCCGCAGCGAGCACGGCACGGTCGTGGTCCAGGACGACATCTGCAACGGCTGCGGCTACTGCGTCGGGGCCTGTCCCTTCGGGGTCATCGAGCGCCGCACCGACGCCTCGGTGTCGGTGCGCGGTGACGGCCACGTCCCCAATGTCGGTGTCGCCCAGAAGTGCACGCTCTGCTACGACCGTCTCAGCCACGACCAGACGCCCGCCTGCGCCCAGACCTGCCCGACCACCTCGATCCAGTTCGGGGCCCGCGAGGACATGGTGACCGCCGCGAAGCATCGGGTCGTCCAACTCCACGAGCAGGGCTTCACCGAGGCGCGGCTCTATGGCGCCAACGACGACGACGGTGTCGGCGGGACCGGCTCGGTCTTCCTGCTGCTCGACGAGCCGGAGGTCTATGGGCTGCCCCCGGACCCGGTCTGTGCCACCTCCAAGCTGGCCGAGATGTTCCGCGCGGCGGGCTGGGCCGGGACCGGTCTGCTGGCAGCCGGGGCGCTGGCCTTCCTGGGAGGGCGACGGTGA
- the nrfD gene encoding NrfD/PsrC family molybdoenzyme membrane anchor subunit, protein MTTSPFDSYRPPDEGGRRRRRSGVRGAVTGAVSDAARGVAKGSRGAARGGTSWLNRDGGGRREAPAVPDAEFSSYYGRAVIKPVPWDYKIPAYLFVGGIAAGSGLIATGAAATGRELLRRNSRLTAMTGVAMSGAFLVADLGRPERFLNMMRTVKLTSPMSVGTWILSGYAAFTGVTTATEVARLLPLPERGVVGTLARLLEAVDAPAAAGQAFFAPPLAAYTAVLLSDTVTPVWFEARRQLPFVFVGSAAMASAGVQMVLTPTEQAGPARRFALLGVAADLVAMHRLEEHLEDLELDEPTTTGPAGTKLRLAKALTIAGGLGTLLAGRSRVVAVASGLALAGASALTRFGVVDAGMESARDPKYTVGPQKRRLEERRAAGTIHDSTVTVR, encoded by the coding sequence GTGACCACCTCCCCCTTCGACAGCTACCGGCCACCTGACGAGGGTGGCCGACGACGCCGCCGCAGCGGCGTCCGCGGTGCCGTGACCGGGGCGGTCTCTGACGCGGCCCGGGGCGTCGCCAAGGGCAGCCGCGGCGCCGCCAGGGGCGGCACCAGCTGGCTCAACCGTGACGGTGGGGGCCGCCGCGAGGCCCCGGCCGTCCCCGACGCGGAGTTCTCCAGCTACTACGGGCGCGCCGTCATCAAGCCTGTGCCGTGGGACTACAAGATCCCGGCCTACCTGTTCGTCGGGGGTATCGCGGCCGGCTCCGGTCTCATCGCCACCGGCGCGGCAGCCACCGGTCGGGAGCTGCTGCGTCGCAACAGCCGCCTCACCGCGATGACGGGGGTGGCGATGAGTGGTGCCTTCCTGGTGGCCGACCTGGGCCGGCCCGAGCGCTTCCTCAACATGATGCGCACGGTCAAGCTCACCTCACCCATGTCGGTCGGCACCTGGATCCTGTCCGGCTATGCGGCCTTCACCGGCGTGACGACCGCCACCGAGGTCGCGCGCCTCCTCCCACTGCCAGAGCGTGGCGTGGTCGGCACCCTGGCCCGGCTGCTCGAAGCGGTCGACGCACCGGCGGCCGCCGGCCAGGCCTTCTTCGCCCCACCCCTGGCGGCCTACACCGCGGTCCTGCTCTCCGACACGGTGACGCCGGTGTGGTTCGAGGCCCGGCGTCAGCTGCCCTTTGTCTTCGTCGGGTCGGCCGCGATGGCGTCCGCCGGCGTGCAGATGGTGCTCACCCCGACCGAGCAGGCCGGCCCGGCCCGCCGGTTCGCACTGCTGGGAGTGGCGGCGGATCTCGTGGCCATGCACCGTCTCGAGGAGCACCTCGAGGACCTGGAGCTCGACGAGCCGACCACCACCGGACCAGCGGGCACGAAGCTGCGGCTGGCCAAGGCACTGACCATCGCTGGCGGTCTGGGCACCCTGCTGGCCGGACGCAGCCGCGTGGTCGCCGTCGCCTCCGGCCTGGCGCTGGCCGGTGCCTCGGCCCTGACCCGATTCGGCGTGGTGGACGCAGGCATGGAGTCCGCCCGTGACCCGAAGTACACCGTCGGCCCACAGAAGCGACGCCTGGAGGAGCGCCGAGCGGCTGGCACCATCCACGACAGCACGGTCACCGTGCGATAG
- the fdh gene encoding formate dehydrogenase: MAPKDSTFLGWPVLRQLATGDFLGRGAAVTSRRTREVEARTTTADRVVQSVCPYCAVGCGQKVFVKDEKVVQIEGDPDSPISRGRLCPKGAASEQLVNSPTRQTHVLYRAPGATEFRRIELDKAMDMVADRYLEARENKWQEFDDKGHRVRRTMGIASLGGATLDNEENYLMKKLYTASGAIQIENQARIUHSSTVPSLGSSFGRGGATQSLQDMANADCVIIQGSNMAECHPVGFQWVSEAKAKGARIIHVDPRFTRTSAIADTHVPLRAGTDVVLLGALINHVLSKDLYFHDYVVAYTNAATLINEKFVDTEDLGGLFSGFDPETGTYDTSSWSYAEKMDPQNPDKNAGSASETATEMGDGQIQEPDGDDESGASQRARAAGDELGAAGAALEHANVVRDETLQHPRSVFQILKRHYSRYTPEMVQEVCGIPVELFDEVARALTDNSGRERTTCFAYALGWTQHSLGAQFIRTAAILQLLMGNMGRPGGGIMALRGHASIQGSTDIPTLFNILPGYLPMPMAGEHDNLQDYLSTISSPLQKGFWTEADAYTASLLKAWWGDAATPENDFCFDYLPKLTGAHGTYQTAMAMLDDEVEGYFVLGQNPAVGSAHGKMQRMALTHLKWVVVRDFQLIETATFWKDSPEIATGELRTEDIDTEVFFFPAANHVEKSGTFTQTQRMLQWRHQAVQPPGDARSELEFFYDLGNRIRERLAGSTDERDRPLLDLTWDYPVDEHGEPSGEAVLKEINGYHLTGERAGQLLDKFADMKADGSTSGGCWIYTGVFAGGVNRSDNRVPGSEQDETAAEWGWAWPMNRRILYNRASADPQGKPWSERKKYVWWDEDQRKWVGKDVPDFPVDRDPSFRPDPDIGGPAAIAGDDPFIMQADGKGWLFAPKGMVDGPLPTHYEAHESPIPNPLYPQQSNPSRLIYPRKDNLWAPSGTEPGSEVYPYVFTTYRLTEHHTAGGMSRWLPYLSELQPEMFCEISPELAAERGLTNGEWATIISARSAIEARVLVTQRMTPLTIKGHTVHQIGLPYHWGVGGDAVVEGDGANDLLGIVLDPNVQIQESKVGSCDIQPGRRPRGEALLRLVAEYQSRAGSTTETGSQRLSDVSSEATGLRENAAGDAPPPDVDGDQ, translated from the coding sequence TGGTCAACTCCCCCACCCGCCAGACGCATGTGCTCTATCGCGCGCCCGGGGCGACCGAGTTCCGGCGGATCGAGCTCGACAAGGCCATGGACATGGTCGCCGACCGTTATCTCGAGGCCCGCGAGAACAAGTGGCAGGAGTTCGACGACAAGGGCCACCGCGTGCGCCGCACGATGGGCATCGCCTCGCTCGGGGGAGCCACCCTCGACAACGAGGAAAACTATTTGATGAAGAAGCTCTACACGGCTTCCGGGGCGATCCAGATCGAGAACCAAGCACGCATTTGACACAGTTCCACGGTTCCCAGTCTGGGATCCTCGTTCGGTCGTGGCGGCGCCACCCAGTCCCTGCAGGACATGGCCAATGCCGACTGCGTCATCATCCAGGGCTCCAACATGGCCGAGTGCCATCCGGTGGGGTTCCAGTGGGTCTCGGAGGCCAAGGCCAAGGGCGCGCGGATCATCCACGTCGACCCGCGCTTCACCCGCACCTCGGCGATCGCTGACACGCACGTCCCGCTGCGCGCCGGCACGGATGTCGTGCTGCTGGGCGCCCTGATCAACCACGTGCTGAGCAAGGACCTCTACTTCCATGACTACGTCGTCGCCTACACCAACGCCGCGACCCTGATCAACGAGAAGTTCGTCGACACCGAGGACCTGGGCGGTCTCTTCTCCGGGTTCGACCCCGAGACCGGCACCTACGACACCTCCTCCTGGTCGTATGCCGAGAAGATGGACCCGCAAAACCCCGACAAAAATGCGGGTTCCGCCAGCGAAACCGCTACGGAAATGGGGGACGGTCAGATCCAGGAGCCTGACGGTGACGACGAGTCCGGGGCCAGCCAGCGGGCCCGTGCCGCCGGGGACGAGCTCGGCGCGGCCGGGGCAGCGCTCGAGCACGCCAACGTGGTGCGGGATGAGACCCTGCAGCACCCGCGCTCGGTCTTCCAGATCCTCAAGCGCCACTACTCGCGCTACACCCCCGAGATGGTCCAGGAGGTCTGCGGCATCCCGGTCGAGCTGTTCGACGAGGTGGCCCGAGCGCTGACCGACAACTCCGGCCGGGAGCGGACGACCTGCTTCGCCTACGCCCTCGGCTGGACCCAGCACAGCCTGGGCGCGCAGTTCATCCGCACCGCCGCGATCCTGCAACTGCTGATGGGCAACATGGGCCGCCCCGGTGGCGGGATCATGGCCCTGCGCGGGCACGCCAGCATCCAGGGCTCCACCGATATCCCGACGCTGTTCAACATCCTGCCGGGCTACCTGCCGATGCCGATGGCCGGTGAGCACGACAACCTGCAGGACTACCTGTCCACGATCTCCTCGCCGCTGCAGAAGGGTTTCTGGACCGAGGCCGACGCCTACACCGCCAGCCTGCTCAAGGCCTGGTGGGGCGACGCGGCCACGCCCGAGAACGACTTCTGTTTCGACTACCTGCCCAAGCTGACCGGTGCCCACGGCACCTACCAGACGGCCATGGCCATGCTGGACGACGAGGTCGAGGGCTACTTCGTCCTGGGGCAGAACCCCGCGGTCGGGTCGGCTCACGGCAAGATGCAGCGGATGGCGCTGACCCACCTGAAGTGGGTCGTGGTGCGTGACTTCCAGCTCATCGAGACCGCGACCTTCTGGAAGGACTCCCCCGAGATCGCCACCGGTGAGCTGCGCACCGAAGACATCGACACCGAGGTCTTCTTCTTCCCCGCGGCCAACCACGTGGAGAAGTCGGGGACGTTCACCCAGACCCAGCGGATGCTGCAGTGGCGCCACCAGGCGGTGCAGCCACCGGGCGACGCCCGCAGCGAGCTGGAGTTCTTCTACGACCTGGGCAACCGCATCCGGGAGCGCCTGGCGGGCTCGACCGACGAGCGCGACCGCCCCCTGCTCGACCTGACCTGGGACTACCCGGTCGACGAGCACGGCGAGCCCAGCGGGGAGGCCGTCCTGAAGGAGATCAACGGCTATCACCTGACCGGTGAGCGCGCGGGGCAGCTGCTCGACAAGTTCGCCGACATGAAGGCCGACGGGTCGACCTCCGGCGGGTGCTGGATCTACACCGGCGTCTTCGCCGGCGGGGTCAACCGCTCCGACAACCGGGTCCCCGGCTCGGAGCAGGACGAGACCGCCGCTGAGTGGGGCTGGGCCTGGCCGATGAACCGGCGGATCCTCTACAACCGGGCCTCGGCGGACCCCCAGGGCAAGCCGTGGAGCGAGCGCAAGAAATATGTCTGGTGGGACGAGGACCAGCGCAAGTGGGTCGGCAAGGACGTGCCGGACTTCCCGGTCGACCGGGACCCCTCGTTCCGACCCGACCCCGACATCGGCGGTCCTGCCGCGATCGCGGGCGACGACCCGTTCATCATGCAGGCCGATGGCAAGGGCTGGCTGTTTGCTCCCAAGGGCATGGTCGACGGTCCGCTGCCGACCCACTACGAGGCGCACGAGTCGCCGATCCCCAACCCGCTCTATCCCCAGCAGAGCAACCCGAGCCGGCTGATCTACCCGCGCAAGGACAACCTGTGGGCACCGTCGGGCACCGAGCCCGGGTCTGAGGTCTACCCCTACGTGTTCACGACCTACCGGCTGACCGAGCACCACACGGCCGGTGGGATGAGCCGGTGGCTGCCCTACCTCTCCGAGCTGCAGCCGGAGATGTTCTGTGAGATCTCCCCCGAGCTGGCGGCCGAGCGCGGCCTGACCAACGGCGAGTGGGCCACGATCATCTCCGCACGCAGTGCCATCGAGGCCCGGGTGCTGGTGACCCAGCGGATGACCCCGCTGACGATCAAGGGGCACACCGTCCACCAGATCGGTCTGCCCTACCACTGGGGTGTCGGCGGCGACGCGGTGGTCGAGGGCGACGGCGCCAATGACCTGCTCGGCATCGTGCTGGACCCCAACGTCCAGATCCAGGAGTCCAAGGTGGGCTCGTGCGACATACAGCCTGGTCGTCGCCCCCGCGGCGAGGCCTTGCTGCGGCTGGTGGCCGAGTATCAGTCCCGCGCGGGCTCCACGACCGAGACCGGCAGCCAGCGTCTCTCGGACGTCTCGTCCGAGGCCACCGGGCTCCGGGAGAACGCTGCTGGTGACGCCCCGCCCCCCGACGTGGATGGAGACCAGTGA
- a CDS encoding OFA family MFS transporter translates to MATTPDTSQSPATTAGGNRLLILAGGVLVQLAIGAVYAWSTFSKAIQADPSAIELTPVQATLPFTVAIGMIFVGSFLGGRAQDKRGPRIVALVGVTIYSLGIMLASFTRDASDLWMLILGYGVLGGFGLGLAYIVPIAMLQKWFPDKRGLITGIAVGGFGFGAVITSPLAQQMIAGSADYQQYPTKVFLWLGVAYLIAGVLGASVFRNPPEGYTVPSAAAPAAALASDDSADPAAHTVGAQDTRTTSEPAPAARNAAGHDFTPKEALSTPQWYLLTLILTISVSAGISLISIAADTATDVAGFTAAGAATLVGVMGLFNGGGRILWAGISDKIGRMPAFLGILVIQGVALLAIPHAGNAALFYILAAVIYTCYGGAFGTMPSTAGDFFGVKHAGAIYGLMLVGWSIGGIIGPMLISWLVGADGAYVLGYTVVGIMALAGAVLPFIAKPPKHPGTAPATT, encoded by the coding sequence ATGGCCACGACACCGGACACCAGCCAGTCACCGGCCACCACGGCGGGGGGAAACCGCCTCCTCATTCTCGCGGGGGGCGTGCTCGTGCAGCTTGCCATCGGCGCCGTCTATGCGTGGAGCACCTTCAGCAAGGCGATCCAGGCCGACCCGTCGGCGATCGAGCTCACCCCGGTGCAGGCGACGTTGCCGTTCACCGTCGCCATCGGGATGATCTTTGTCGGCAGCTTCCTCGGTGGCCGCGCGCAGGACAAGCGCGGACCCCGCATCGTTGCCCTCGTCGGCGTCACGATCTACTCGCTGGGCATCATGCTGGCCAGCTTCACCCGCGACGCGTCCGACCTGTGGATGCTCATCCTGGGTTATGGCGTGCTCGGCGGGTTCGGTCTCGGCCTGGCCTACATCGTGCCGATCGCGATGCTCCAGAAGTGGTTCCCCGACAAGCGCGGTCTCATTACCGGCATCGCGGTCGGTGGGTTCGGCTTCGGTGCGGTCATCACCTCTCCCCTGGCTCAGCAGATGATCGCCGGCAGCGCCGACTACCAGCAGTACCCCACGAAGGTCTTCCTCTGGCTCGGCGTCGCCTACCTGATCGCCGGGGTCCTGGGCGCGTCGGTCTTCCGCAACCCGCCTGAGGGCTACACGGTGCCCAGTGCTGCCGCGCCCGCCGCGGCCCTGGCTTCCGACGACAGTGCGGACCCTGCCGCACACACGGTCGGCGCACAGGACACGCGGACCACCTCGGAGCCTGCGCCCGCGGCACGCAACGCCGCCGGACACGACTTCACCCCCAAGGAAGCCCTCAGCACGCCGCAGTGGTATCTGCTCACCCTGATCCTGACCATCTCCGTCAGCGCCGGCATCTCCCTGATCTCCATCGCGGCGGACACGGCCACGGACGTGGCCGGCTTCACCGCTGCGGGCGCGGCGACGTTGGTGGGAGTCATGGGGCTGTTCAACGGTGGTGGCCGCATCCTGTGGGCAGGCATCTCCGACAAGATCGGGCGGATGCCAGCCTTCCTGGGCATCCTCGTGATCCAGGGCGTGGCCCTGCTCGCGATCCCTCACGCCGGCAATGCCGCGCTCTTCTACATCCTCGCCGCCGTCATCTACACCTGCTACGGCGGCGCCTTCGGCACGATGCCGTCCACCGCGGGTGACTTCTTCGGCGTCAAGCACGCCGGTGCGATCTATGGTCTGATGCTGGTCGGCTGGTCCATCGGCGGCATCATCGGGCCGATGCTGATCTCCTGGCTGGTCGGCGCGGACGGAGCCTACGTCCTGGGCTACACCGTGGTCGGCATCATGGCTCTGGCCGGTGCGGTCCTGCCGTTCATCGCCAAGCCGCCGAAGCACCCGGGCACTGCACCCGCCACCACCTGA